The sequence below is a genomic window from Rhizobium sp. NXC14.
ACGACCTCGAACCACCCCGTTTCGAGACTCTTCAACCAACGCTCTTTGCCGGCCTGCAGGAGACCTACCCTTATGGCGACAATGCCGCCATCCCGTCGCTTTGGCAAAAGTTCAATACCCATTTCGGGCATATTCCAGGCCAGAAAGGCAATGTCGCCTATGGCATCTGCAGACATATCGGCGAGGAGGAGAAATTCCGCTACATGGCCGCAGCCGAGATTTCCGACGCCGGCGACTTGCCCGCAGAGTTTACGACGCTCAAGCTTCCGGGACAGCGCTACGCCGTCTTCACCCATCGCGGCCACGTCTCCGGCATTTCCCTGACCATGAACCGGATTTTCGGCACATGGTGGCCAAGCTCAGGCCTGGAACATGGCGAGACACCTGACATGTTCGAACGTTACGACGAGCGCTTCGATCCCTATACCGGCATGGGCGTCACCGAAATCTGGCTGCCTGTAAGGGAATAAAGATCATATCAGTTTCGTATACCCGCTTGTGGCGCTTGTCCGGACGGCAGGCGCCATTACATTGCGCGCGTCGTTCCATCATGTGACGCGAAAGAGGATATACGCTGATGCAGGATATCATGACGCTCATTCAGGACCCGGCCGCCTGGGTGGCGCTCATCACACTGGTGGTGATGGAAGTCGTTCTCGGGATCGACAACCTGATCTTCATTTCCATTCTGACCAACAAACTGCCTCCTGAGCACCGCGAGAGAGCTCGCCGGATCGGCATCGGCCTTGCCCTCATCATGCGTCTGGCCTTGCTCGGCACCGTTGCCTGGATCGTGCAACTGACCGAACCGCTGTTTGAAGCCTTCGGCCACGGCTTCTCATGGAAGGACCTGATCCTGATCGCCGGCGGCCTGTTCCTCGTCTGGAAAGCCACCAAGGAAATTCACCACAGCGTCGACCCCGTAGACCATCAGGAAGATTTCATCGCCACGTCGGCAACGACAGGCTTTGCATCGGCGATCGGTCAGATCCTGCTGCTCGACCTGGTCTTCTCCGTCGACAGCATCATCACCGCCGTCGGCATGACGCCGCATCTGCCGATTATGGTGATCGCCGTCATCGCCGCTGTGACCGTCATGCTGGTTGCCGCGACCCCGCTCGCCAACTTCATCGAAAGAAATCCGACGATCGTCATGCTGGCGCTCGCCTTCTTGCTGATGATCGGCACGACGCTGATCGCCGAAGGCATGGGCTTCCACGTGCCGAAGGGCTACGTCTACGCCGCCATGGCCTTCTCGGCGCTGGTCGAGGTGCTGAACATGTTCGCACGCAACGCCCGCAAGCGGAAACGCGAAGGCGCGCACTGAGGCAGATACGGGAGCGTGCGCCGCAACCGGCGCACCTTCTCAGCGTCCGCAAGCCGTTGCGGACGCGGTTTTTCTTGACGCGCCCGGTTGAATATGGCCTAAGGCCAGCCGAACGGACGATCGGCGAATGGTGCGGGCGAATGCCCTTTTTCGGCCGGTTTGCCGATGAAGA
It includes:
- a CDS encoding AraC family transcriptional regulator, which translates into the protein MNAIARAIWFIESHFESDISLEEISDAAGLSRYHLSRVFGLVTGHSISSYMRGRRLSRAVPALVTGSSTILEVALCAGYGSHEAFTRAFREQFGMTPDAVRRQGHARNLVLLEPIRMDTDHLNDLEPPRFETLQPTLFAGLQETYPYGDNAAIPSLWQKFNTHFGHIPGQKGNVAYGICRHIGEEEKFRYMAAAEISDAGDLPAEFTTLKLPGQRYAVFTHRGHVSGISLTMNRIFGTWWPSSGLEHGETPDMFERYDERFDPYTGMGVTEIWLPVRE
- a CDS encoding TerC family protein — its product is MQDIMTLIQDPAAWVALITLVVMEVVLGIDNLIFISILTNKLPPEHRERARRIGIGLALIMRLALLGTVAWIVQLTEPLFEAFGHGFSWKDLILIAGGLFLVWKATKEIHHSVDPVDHQEDFIATSATTGFASAIGQILLLDLVFSVDSIITAVGMTPHLPIMVIAVIAAVTVMLVAATPLANFIERNPTIVMLALAFLLMIGTTLIAEGMGFHVPKGYVYAAMAFSALVEVLNMFARNARKRKREGAH